A genomic window from Bdellovibrio sp. SKB1291214 includes:
- a CDS encoding transporter substrate-binding domain-containing protein translates to MRLLALIFLFIFAGIDKTLAVTPPATCMGSYKVAVNESEPLYFQPENSRDFVGVSLDTVNELRARTTCKFATIPINRSRLRSELRSYRVDLVVVTVQNPVFDEIANFVPIQKVQRQAFTSKAIANEHKTFQEMIDDPKVSFIVLPAAAFFFTSEEIKKLRKAERFITAPSLQSCYQTLKKTPHGAVVQNDWVHKYFEKTQSLVGYETIPDTKNFFDIGIYYRDKERVEDIQVITQALNDMVKDGTWQKITDNYADFKTPALIKK, encoded by the coding sequence ATGCGCCTTTTAGCTTTGATATTCCTCTTTATTTTTGCGGGGATTGATAAAACCCTGGCAGTCACTCCCCCGGCCACTTGCATGGGATCTTACAAAGTGGCTGTTAACGAGTCAGAGCCCCTTTATTTCCAGCCGGAAAATTCGCGCGATTTTGTAGGTGTCAGTTTGGATACTGTGAATGAACTCAGAGCGCGCACAACCTGCAAGTTTGCAACCATTCCGATCAATCGGTCCCGTTTGCGATCTGAATTAAGATCGTATCGTGTCGACCTCGTCGTGGTCACGGTTCAAAACCCCGTCTTTGACGAGATTGCCAACTTCGTCCCTATTCAAAAAGTTCAGCGCCAAGCATTCACCTCTAAGGCGATCGCAAACGAACACAAAACATTTCAGGAGATGATTGATGATCCGAAAGTCAGTTTTATCGTCCTGCCCGCTGCAGCGTTCTTTTTTACTTCAGAGGAGATTAAAAAACTCAGGAAAGCCGAACGCTTTATCACAGCACCTTCGCTGCAGTCTTGCTATCAGACTTTGAAAAAGACTCCCCATGGAGCTGTCGTTCAGAATGACTGGGTTCACAAATATTTCGAAAAAACGCAATCCTTGGTGGGCTATGAAACCATCCCTGATACGAAAAATTTTTTCGATATTGGAATTTACTATCGCGATAAAGAAAGAGTCGAAGATATTCAGGTGATCACTCAAGCCTTGAATGACATGGTCAAAGACGGAACTTGGCAGAAGATCACCGACAACTATGCCGACTTTAAAACTCCTGCCCTTATCAAAAAGTGA
- a CDS encoding DUF4430 domain-containing protein, whose translation MKTILAILFVAAPFSANAITWKVIGACSETPLYQGTAAADLSKSVGDNTIQIFDANKVNYTGVAEGISSVNDSPVGLDAVEVVSDTLMRAYGWCYSVNGKVPLAMPHKVSFTSQNDELVWFYAYSTNDKNQWIDMCVPGTKIKPDQFCKK comes from the coding sequence ATGAAAACAATTTTAGCTATTCTATTTGTTGCCGCGCCTTTTTCTGCAAATGCTATCACTTGGAAAGTTATCGGGGCGTGCTCTGAAACGCCTCTGTACCAGGGAACTGCAGCAGCTGATTTGAGCAAATCCGTGGGTGACAACACGATTCAGATTTTTGATGCGAACAAAGTAAACTACACGGGTGTTGCTGAAGGAATCAGTTCTGTAAATGATTCCCCGGTCGGTTTGGATGCGGTTGAAGTTGTTTCCGATACTCTGATGCGTGCGTATGGCTGGTGTTATTCGGTGAATGGCAAAGTTCCGTTAGCGATGCCACACAAAGTTTCTTTCACTTCACAAAATGACGAGTTGGTTTGGTTCTATGCGTACTCGACGAACGATAAAAACCAATGGATCGACATGTGTGTGCCAGGCACGAAGATCAAGCCAGATCAGTTCTGCAAGAAATAA
- the mltF gene encoding membrane-bound lytic murein transglycosylase MltF, with amino-acid sequence MLAQALRHQVLSPNTMGRDLRLRQKFKQFCVVGGLAAMTFFMNGCDAIYWDEQDSLTRVQKQGEITVLTTQNPLIYSKSKKGETSGIDYDLIQNFANHYRLKVKFKILKDESAVLRALSKGEGDVAAARFRTPENRVGFLTGPAYEDTTLSLYCQRNSQIANIQDLAGKSVALLKKDNYEGFSQRLTQLSPTTKIELIENSRTQDLLMQLNSKKFDCVISENVSGDFYVRFHKNIEKITSLTDSYSLSWLLTPDSQDLARLMQAWYQSASREDSVMRIMDRYKTTLNQLDKADISRFFRNIEEILPTYRQAFKEAGVEHGLPWQLIASVAYQESHWNPDARSFTGVRGLMQLTLDTADHVGIDDRTDPLQSIWGGSKYLKYLFDKMPRTLNSKDRMALALAAYNVGYAHLRDAQKLAESMGRDPYSWRHMKEILPLLADPDYTEKLEYGYARGYETVEFVERVKSFYSLMSAG; translated from the coding sequence TTGCTTGCGCAAGCGCTGCGCCATCAGGTACTCAGCCCGAACACTATGGGTAGGGATTTAAGATTAAGACAGAAATTCAAACAGTTCTGCGTCGTCGGTGGATTGGCAGCAATGACGTTCTTTATGAACGGTTGCGATGCTATTTACTGGGACGAACAAGACAGCCTGACCCGTGTGCAGAAGCAGGGTGAGATCACGGTCCTTACCACGCAAAATCCTCTTATATATAGTAAGAGTAAAAAAGGCGAAACCAGCGGAATCGATTACGACTTGATCCAAAACTTCGCCAACCACTATCGCCTTAAAGTAAAATTTAAAATCCTAAAGGATGAGTCTGCGGTTCTCAGAGCCTTATCCAAAGGTGAGGGCGATGTCGCAGCGGCCCGTTTCCGTACTCCTGAAAATCGCGTGGGCTTTTTGACCGGCCCGGCTTACGAAGACACGACTTTAAGTCTTTATTGCCAGCGCAACTCCCAGATTGCGAACATTCAAGATCTTGCGGGGAAAAGCGTGGCCCTGCTTAAAAAAGATAATTACGAAGGCTTTTCACAACGCCTGACTCAGTTAAGCCCAACAACGAAAATTGAACTTATTGAAAACTCTCGCACTCAGGATCTGCTTATGCAGCTGAACAGCAAGAAGTTCGATTGCGTGATCTCTGAGAACGTCAGCGGCGATTTTTATGTTCGTTTCCATAAGAATATCGAAAAGATCACTTCATTGACTGACTCTTACTCATTAAGTTGGTTGCTGACTCCTGACAGCCAAGATCTCGCTCGCTTGATGCAAGCTTGGTATCAGTCAGCTTCGCGTGAAGACAGCGTGATGCGAATCATGGATCGCTATAAGACTACTTTAAACCAGCTTGATAAAGCTGACATCTCTCGCTTTTTCAGAAATATCGAAGAGATTTTGCCAACTTATCGCCAAGCTTTCAAAGAAGCCGGTGTTGAGCACGGACTGCCATGGCAATTGATTGCCTCTGTGGCTTATCAAGAATCCCACTGGAATCCCGATGCGCGCAGCTTTACCGGGGTTCGCGGTTTGATGCAATTGACGTTGGACACTGCTGACCACGTGGGAATCGATGACCGTACGGACCCCTTGCAAAGTATTTGGGGTGGATCGAAGTACTTAAAATATCTTTTCGATAAAATGCCGCGCACTTTGAATTCCAAAGACCGCATGGCTTTAGCGCTGGCTGCGTATAACGTAGGTTACGCTCATCTTCGTGACGCTCAAAAATTGGCAGAGAGCATGGGACGCGATCCTTACTCTTGGCGCCATATGAAAGAGATTTTGCCTCTGTTGGCAGATCCGGATTACACAGAAAAATTAGAATACGGTTACGCCCGTGGGTACGAAACTGTTGAGTTCGTTGAGCGCGTTAAGTCTTTCTATAGCTTAATGTCTGCAGGCTAA
- a CDS encoding thymidine kinase: protein MSEFSYVVTRGWIEVIVGSMFSGKTEELIRRLRRAEFARLPVQVFKPVIDKRYNEMAVTSHNFTTMDSTPIEDAEHIWDHLKPETKVVGIDEGQFFSNNLVQVAQDLAERGLRVVIAGLDTDWQAKPFEPMPTLMAIAENVTKQHAVCVVCGAPACRTQRTAGGEGQVQVGTHEAYEARCRSHFKPVVDLPTLDFKLKRSHSAELDPKSGQIELA from the coding sequence GTGTCTGAATTTTCATATGTAGTAACTCGTGGTTGGATTGAAGTGATCGTTGGCTCTATGTTCAGCGGCAAAACGGAAGAGTTAATCCGTCGTTTGCGTCGTGCTGAGTTCGCACGTTTGCCAGTTCAAGTTTTCAAACCAGTTATCGATAAACGTTATAATGAAATGGCGGTTACTTCTCATAACTTCACGACAATGGATTCCACTCCAATTGAAGATGCTGAACATATTTGGGACCATCTAAAACCTGAAACGAAAGTTGTGGGGATTGATGAAGGTCAGTTCTTCTCTAACAATTTGGTTCAGGTGGCTCAGGATCTGGCAGAGCGCGGTCTTCGCGTGGTGATTGCCGGCCTGGATACCGACTGGCAGGCCAAACCTTTCGAACCGATGCCGACTTTGATGGCAATTGCTGAAAACGTAACCAAGCAACACGCGGTTTGCGTAGTTTGCGGAGCACCGGCTTGCCGCACACAGCGTACGGCAGGGGGAGAAGGCCAAGTTCAAGTGGGCACTCACGAGGCTTATGAAGCTCGTTGCCGCTCTCACTTCAAACCGGTCGTGGACTTGCCCACACTGGATTTCAAACTAAAGCGATCCCATTCCGCGGAGTTGGATCCTAAGTCAGGCCAAATCGAGCTCGCGTAA
- a CDS encoding DUF1772 domain-containing protein, translating into MIAIVFRKFIMYLAVLSTGLFAGFTMFFSLTVGPAMKELSPISFLEIFRYDRDAFDQNVLFLYIVMGVSTGIWLLCWIRRCRMVDFYFVLGAFLCVLQEIFLSYFGHYRINTLLRSFAETRTLGGEIYGLREEWVYFMNFHFATNLLGFCLILAALRRAGSGRDTPRNNFLASTHKKENP; encoded by the coding sequence ATGATCGCAATCGTATTTCGCAAATTCATTATGTACCTTGCCGTTCTGTCGACAGGATTGTTTGCGGGATTCACGATGTTTTTTTCCTTAACAGTTGGTCCGGCGATGAAAGAACTTTCGCCCATTAGCTTTCTTGAAATATTTCGGTACGATCGCGACGCATTTGATCAGAACGTTTTGTTTCTTTATATCGTCATGGGTGTGTCGACTGGAATATGGCTTCTTTGCTGGATCCGCCGTTGTCGCATGGTAGATTTCTATTTCGTATTAGGAGCATTCCTTTGCGTCTTACAGGAAATCTTTTTGTCTTACTTCGGTCACTATCGCATCAACACTTTGCTCAGATCCTTTGCGGAAACTCGGACCTTAGGGGGAGAAATCTATGGTCTGCGCGAAGAGTGGGTATATTTTATGAACTTTCACTTTGCGACAAACCTCCTGGGATTTTGCTTAATCTTAGCTGCCTTAAGAAGAGCGGGTTCTGGCAGAGACACACCAAGAAACAACTTCCTGGCATCAACTCACAAAAAAGAAAACCCATGA